In Lycium ferocissimum isolate CSIRO_LF1 chromosome 11, AGI_CSIRO_Lferr_CH_V1, whole genome shotgun sequence, a single genomic region encodes these proteins:
- the LOC132037989 gene encoding aldehyde oxidase GLOX1-like, producing the protein MTTKRTIILFFILYNLLVLLPCHDQNFAYVKGGKWNLLMSSIGISAMHMQLLHNDKVIIFDRTDFGKSNISLPHGKCRKHTNETLEVDCTAHSVEYDVTTNSIRPLMVLTDVWCSSGSVNSNGSLIQTGGYKYGEKVVRVFRPCKGNNITSCDWREIQRGLLQQRWYATNHILPDGRQIIIGGHKAFTYEFYPKTALTQNLYKLPFLLKTKEPKVENNLYPFVFLNVDGNLFIFANNQAILFDYKKTMVVKTYPQIPGGDPRNYPSTGSAVLLPLKNLHPKNIQAEVLVCGGASKDSYLKANQSIFIDALNTCGRITVTDPNPEWAMETMPMARTMSDMVILPNGDVLIINGAEKGTAGWNCGRNPVLSPVIYRPDNPFGSRFEIQNPSNIPRMYHSTSVLLRDGRVLIGGSNPHQYYNFTGVIFPTELRLEAFSPSYLDCESANLCPRIVSPHSQVEFKYGQKILVQFTVSGRVNKNLVMVTMVAPGFNTHSFTMNQRLLVLANGNVKPIGKSAYRIDIRTPNSRQIAPPGYYLLFVVHQDIPSEGIWIHIH; encoded by the coding sequence ATGACCACTAAAAGAACaattattcttttcttcattctttatAACCTCCTTGTGCTACTACCATGTCATGATCAAAATTTTGCCTATGTCAAAGGGGGCAAGTGGAACCTACTAATGTCAAGCATAGGCATATCAGCCATGCACATGCAACTTCTTCACAATGACAAAGTCATCATCTTCGATCGTACTGACTTTGGAAAATCCAACATCTCATTGCCTCATGGCAAATGCAGAAAACATACAAATGAAACATTAGAAGTCGACTGCACTGCTCACTCTGTCGAATACGATGTAACAACAAACTCTATACGACCTCTCATGGTCCTCACCGACGTTTGGTGCTCCTCGGGCTCTGTCAACTCTAACGGTTCTTTGATCCAAACGGGTGGCTATAAATATGGTGAAAAAGTTGTAAGAGTTTTCAGACCTTGCAAAGGTAATAACATTACAAGCTGTGATTGGAGAGAAATTCAACGTGGCCTACTTCAACAACGTTGGTATGCCACTAATCATATATTACCGGATGGCAGACAAATTATCATTGGCGGTCATAAGGCTTTTACCTACGAGTTTTATCCCAAGACCGCTTTAACCCAAAATTTGTACAAACTGCCATTTCTTTTGAAGACAAAGGAACCTAAAGTGGAGAATAATTTATACCCGTTTGTTTTTCTCAATGTGGATGGTAATTTATTCATATTTGCTAATAACCAAGCTATCTTGTTTGATTACAAGAAGACTATGGTGGTGAAAACGTATCCACAAATACCTGGAGGTGATCCGAGGAATTATCCAAGTACAGGTTCTGCAGTTCTTCTTCCATTGAAGAACTTGCATCCAAAAAATATTCAAGCTGAGGTATTGGTATGTGGTGGAGCATCAAAAGACTCGTACTTGAAAGCAAATCAGAGTATCTTTATCGATGCATTGAATACATGCGGGCGGATCACAGTAACTGACCCGAATCCAGAATGGGCTATGGAGACCATGCCAATGGCGAGGACAATGAGTGACATGGTGATTCTACCAAATGGTGACGTTTTGATCATCAATGGAGCAGAGAAAGGCACTGCCGGGTGGAATTGTGGCAGGAACCCCGTTTTGAGTCCGGTGATTTACAGACCTGATAACCCGTTTGGATCTCGATTCGAGATCCAAAACCCAAGTAACATACCAAGAATGTACCATTCAACATCAGTTCTGCTCAGAGATGGTCGAGTTCTTATAGGTGGTAGTAATCCACATCAATATTACAACTTCACAGGAGTTATTTTTCCCACTGAACTAAGGCTTGAGGCATTTTCACCATCTTATTTGGATTGTGAATCAGCAAATTTATGTCCACGAATCGTTTCACCCCATTCGCAAGTTGAATTCAAGTACGGGCAAAAAATACTAGTTCAGTTTACTGTTTCTGGGAGAGTGAACAAAAATTTGGTCATGGTAACAATGGTTGCACCAGGGTTTAACACACATTCATTTACTATGAACCAAAGATTATTAGTACTTGCAAATGGAAACGTGAAACCGATTGGAAAGTCAGCATACCGAATCGATATACGCACTCCGAATTCGCGTCAAATAGCACCACCCGGATACTATCTTCTCTTCGTGGTCCATCAAGATATACCAAGTGAAGGAATTTGGATTCATATCCATTGA
- the LOC132037790 gene encoding V-type proton ATPase subunit c2 produces the protein MASTFSGDETAPFFGFLGAAAALVFSCMGAAYGTAKSGVGVASMGVMRPELVMKSIVPVVMAGVLGIYGLIIAVIISTGINPKTKSYYLFDGYAHLSSGLACGLAGLSAGMAIGIVGDAGVRANAQQPKLFVGMILILIFAEALALYGLIVGIILSSRAGQSRAE, from the exons ATGGCATCTACTTTCAGCGGTGATGAAACGGCTCCCTTCTTCGGCTTCCTCGGCGCTGCTGCTGCCTTAGTCTTCTCCt GTATGGGTGCAGCTTATGGTACTGCTAAGAGTGGGGTTGGAGTGGCATCTATGGGTGTGATGAGGCCAGAGTTAGTGATGAAGTCTATTGTGCCTGTGGTTATGGCTGGAGTTTTGGGTAtttatggattgattatagcTGTCATTATCAGCACTGGCATTAACCCAAAAACCAAGTCCTATTATCTTTTTGATGGTTATGCTCACCTTTCTTCTGGTCTTGCTTGTGGTCTTGCTGGCCTTTCTGCTGGTATGGCTATTGGAATCGTTGGCGATGCTGGTGTTAG AGCTAATGCACAACAGCCCAAGCTTTTTGTTGGGATGATTCTGATTCTTATTTTTGCTGAAGCCCTGGCTCTTTATGGCCTTATTGTCGGCATCATTCTCTCTTCTCGTGCTGGCCAGTCCAGAGCAGAGTAG